In Jejubacter calystegiae, the following are encoded in one genomic region:
- the udk gene encoding uridine kinase, protein MTDKSHQCVIVGIAGASASGKSLIASTLYRELRDQVGDEHIGVIPEDCYYKDQGHLSMEERIKTNYDHPNAMDHNLLFQHLQMLKQGKSIELPVYSYVEHTRTQETVHFEPKKVIILEGILLLTDARLRQEMNFSIFVDTPLDICLMRRIRRDVNERGRSMDSVMAQYQKTVRPMFLQFIDPSKQYADIIVPRGGKNRIAIDILKAKISQFFE, encoded by the coding sequence ATGACTGACAAGTCTCATCAATGCGTCATCGTTGGGATCGCCGGCGCATCGGCATCAGGGAAAAGTCTTATCGCCAGTACGCTCTACCGTGAGCTGCGCGATCAGGTTGGCGATGAACACATTGGTGTTATTCCAGAAGATTGTTATTACAAAGATCAGGGTCACCTCTCCATGGAGGAGCGGATTAAGACCAATTACGACCACCCCAATGCCATGGATCACAATCTGCTGTTTCAGCATTTGCAAATGCTCAAGCAGGGGAAAAGTATCGAATTGCCGGTTTACAGCTATGTGGAGCATACCCGTACTCAGGAAACCGTCCATTTCGAACCGAAAAAAGTGATTATTCTGGAGGGGATTCTGCTGCTGACCGATGCGCGCCTGCGCCAGGAAATGAACTTCTCGATTTTCGTCGACACACCGCTGGATATTTGTCTGATGCGTCGTATTCGTCGCGACGTGAATGAGCGTGGTCGCTCTATGGACTCGGTAATGGCACAATATCAAAAGACGGTGCGTCCGATGTTCCTGCAGTTTATCGATCCTTCCAAGCAGTATGCGGATATTATTGTGCCACGCGGGGGTAAAAACCGCATTGCCATCGATATTCTGAAGGCCAAAATCAGTCAGTTTTTTGAGTAA
- the dcd gene encoding dCTP deaminase: MRLCDRDIEAWLDEGRLAITPRPPVERINGATVDVRLGNKFRTFSGHTAAFIDLSGPKAEVSAALDRVMSDEIVLPEGDAFYLHPGELALAITLESVRLPDNLVGWLDGRSSLARLGLMVHVTAHRIDPGWQGHIVLEFYNSGKLPLALRPGMIIGALSFEPLSGPAARPYNRRQDAKYRDQQGAVASRIDKD; encoded by the coding sequence ATGCGTCTGTGCGATCGTGATATCGAAGCCTGGCTCGATGAAGGCCGTTTAGCCATCACGCCGCGCCCGCCGGTGGAACGGATTAACGGCGCGACCGTTGACGTACGCCTGGGCAATAAATTCCGCACCTTCAGCGGTCACACGGCGGCGTTTATCGATCTGAGCGGTCCGAAGGCCGAAGTTAGCGCGGCTCTGGATCGGGTCATGAGCGATGAGATTGTGCTGCCGGAAGGAGATGCCTTCTACCTGCACCCCGGAGAGCTGGCATTGGCGATAACGCTGGAGTCGGTGCGCCTGCCGGACAACCTGGTCGGCTGGCTGGATGGCCGCTCGTCGCTGGCGCGTCTGGGGCTGATGGTGCACGTGACCGCTCACCGTATCGATCCAGGCTGGCAGGGCCATATCGTGCTGGAGTTTTACAACTCTGGAAAACTGCCGCTGGCGTTGCGCCCCGGTATGATTATCGGCGCCCTGAGCTTCGAACCGCTGTCCGGGCCTGCGGCAAGGCCTTATAACCGACGCCAGGACGCGAAATATCGCGACCAGCAGGGCGCCGTTGCCAGCCGTATCGACAAGGATTAG